In Bacteroides cellulosilyticus, the genomic stretch ATAGCCTGCATACAGCAAGCTGTCACCACCACAACGGCAACGCCCGAACCTTGCAGCAGGTTCAGAATAAATGGAGTGATATCACTCAGCCCAGCAATGAACGACAAGACATTCAATCCACCCGTACCGGTATAAATCAAAGTATAATGTGTCACAATGGTGAATATCACAAACAGAACGGCAAAAATCAGTGCAACTTTAAATTCCAACGGGTTACTGCTATCTTCTTCTTCAGCTTCTTCGCCCGTCACCGGAATCGGCTTACGCTTCCGATGCAGATACCAGGCCACGCCCGCCGTAACGAAGGACATAATAAGCAGGTATGGATAAATTTCCGCAAGAATCGCCTTACTGAATATTCCTATTAATATAAGGAAACGAAGAAACATCATACTCACGGCCAACAACATTGCTGCGGCATATTCCGGCGCCTCCTGTGCAGGCGCCTTGCGACTCTTACGGGCCAGAACAGAAATAGTTGCCGTACTGCTATACAAACCACCTATAATACCGGATACCAGAATACCGGACTCATGAAATACATATCGCCTCAACAGATAAGACAGATAAGAGATACCGGATACAACTACCGTAGCCAACCAAACGGTATAAGGGGTCAAATTAATGTCGGGTATCAGATTTTCATTCGGCAACATCGGTAAAATAATACCACTGATGGCAAGGAACTTGGCGAGAGTAATCATCTCGTCATTCTTCATGCGCTGTGCGAGTTCCGTAAAAGTATGCTTCAATTCGGTAAAGAGCAATACCGTCACAACCACCATCACGTAAAACCAGGAGGGTTGTGTGGCTACAATAGGAGCAATGCAATAAGTGATGAGTGCGATAATAATGGTAGTAACCCCGAATACATGGAACTGAGATTGTTTAACGTAATAGTTCAATCCCAGCAGCAGTCCCAATATAGCGCCACCGCCCATAAACAAGCGGTAATCCACCGGATCAAGAATATAAAGCAGATACCCCAGAATACCTATAAAAGTGAACGTGCGGTCCGTACCGAACAACGTTGTCTCCCCTTCACGCTTCAAACTGATTTTCCGCTGTGAAAGTCCTATTAATAAAGAAAACAAAGTCACCAATACAAAGGTCACCAGTTCTCTAGGCAGGTATTCATAAAGTTTCTCCATTTCGTCCTCTGAATATACTTGATTAGCAACCATTTGCAAGGAGTTAACTTCCTGTCAACAAGAAGTTAACTCCTTGTTGACAAACTCTTAACTTCTTGTCGACAAGGTATTAAGGCCTTACCAAGCAGTGTATGGATGCTTCATCAGTTGCGAGTTATAGTAACGGACGTCGCCTGTTACTTCCTGCCCTATGAAGTCCGGCTTTTCGAAAGCCTCATCTTCCGAAGCCAATTCCACTTCAGCAACTACCAAACCTTCATTTTCACCGTAGAACTCATCCACCTCAAACGTATGCCGTCCGCTGCGCACCAGATAACGGGTTTTATCAATAACACCCGGTTCACAAAGTTTCATCAGTTCCTCTGCTTCATTCAATGGAATCTCTTTTTCCCACTCATATCGGCTGAGTCCCGAGGCATCGGAAGCACCTTTTATCGTAAGATATCCCTTTCCGTTACGGATGCGCACCCGCACGGTCCGGCCTCTTGCACTACTGATATAACCTTGTACAATACGGCTTTGTTCATACGCCCTCGATTTGTACTCCCCCGTCACGAGGAATTTCCGTTCTATTTCTTGCGACATCTATTCGTTATTTCCCCAAGAACGAGTATCCTATCAGCATCACCAACACCAGTATCAATGCAGATACGCCAATAATCAACAACACTTTCTTAGCTTGTTCTTCTTCTTTCTGGCTATGCATAGCCTTTTTCTTACTCTTTCCCATAATGTGTTCTTAGTATTAAAGTTCAACTGATAACAAAGTAACATGAAATTCGGGAAGATTCCAAAAGAAAAGAGGAAATTTATTTGTGACAAACTAATACCCGAACCGTATCTGAGCCGTACTTGCTCCGTACATTCTTCGGTTAGAGGTACCTCTGAGCGAAGAAAGTACGGAGTTGGTACGGAGCAAGTGCGGTTCAGATACAGTTCGGGTATGGCAGAAAGGTATCTTGAACTACCTACAGGTAGTTAGTAAACTACTACGTAGTAAGTGTCCAACTACTTACGGGTAGTTTAGTATTTACTAGGTAGTAGTTTTTCGATGCTCTAAGATAGTTTTCTAAAAAAATGGTACAGCTATATGGAATATATATTACCTTTGTCGTGATCACTTAGACAGTATTACACAAATAACGGATGTATCCGGTAATATTGTACAAGAATTGAGTTATGATGCCTGAGATAAACTACGAAATCCAGCTACACAAGCTATCTATGCGCCAGGAAGTGAACCGGAACTCTTTTTAGGCAGAGGATATACCGGACATGAACATCTTGCGGTCTTTGGTTTGATTAATATGAATGCCCGACTATACGATCCGGCATTAGGACGTTTTCTAAGTCCTGACCCGTATGTACAGAACCCGGATTTCAGTCAGAATTTCAATCATTACAGCTATTGTTTAAATAATCCGCTAATATATGTAGACCAAAATGGTGAATGGTTCCTTATAGATGATTTAATCGCTGCTGCTATCGGTGGTATATTCAATGTAATAGTTAATGCCGTATAAGGCAACATACACAGTGTAGGACAAGGATTCGCCCTCTTTGGGACAGGAGCAGCTTCTGGATTTGTAACCATCTATGCAGGACCAATTGCCGGAGCAGCGGTATTAGGTGCAACAAATAGCATTGTCAATCAAGGATTCAACAATGGCTGGGGTAACATAGACTGGATGCAGGTTGGCAGTTCAGGTATAATGGGGGGAGCAACTTCTTATTTAGGAGGAAATTTAGGTAGCTATTTTGCAAAACCAATTAGCAAATTAACAGAAGGGATTGCAAGCCCCATATTAAAAGAGGTTTTGACACAAGGAACATTAAACTCCGCTACAGGTTTTGGTTTAGGTACGGCTATGGCCTTAGGTTCAGGTGCTGATCTTGGAGAAGCATTAAAGCAAGGAGGCCAAAGTGCTGCATTAGGATTAATGTCTGGTATAATGAATGGCACTGCTGACGGTATAAGAACCGGTATTAAAGAAGGCATTGACCCATTTACTGGTAAATCTTGGATGAGTGAAAGGGCAATGAATTCAACGCAACATGCTAATGCCAAAAATAGGAATAATGACTTAGATATATCAGAGAGCAAAATGGCAAAAAAGACAACAGAACTAGTCATGAGAAATCGATATAGATTAAAAGAAGGTGATAATACATTCGTAGGTAAAATCAATGGTATAAACAAAAGTATAAAAGCTTTTGTACGAAACGGTGAAGTTATATCTACTAATCTCTATCCTAGAATATCTAATAGAAGAACGGATGGTCCCATCATCAAATTTGGAAACAAAAAATGGAAATAAATAATTCAATGATAAGAATAGACAACAAACAAAATGTTTTTTAAAGAATACGTTTTTGCGAGAAAAGTGTTCTTTGCAAAAGACGTTTCTTCAGGAAATACGTCTTTTACAAAGAACAGTATAGCTTTCTCTTCACGCTATTGAAAACAAAGAATGGGCATCACTTCATCCATCAAGTGACACCCATTCTCTTTATATGGAAATAAAATTTATTCCTCTTGTCCCGCAAATTCCATCAGATACGCTTTGATGAAGCCATCTATCTTGCCATCCATCACTCCGTTGACATCCGAAGTCTGGAAGTTGGTTCGGTGGTCTTTTACACGGCGGTCATCAAATACATAGCTTCGTATCTGCGAACCCCATTCGATTTTCTTCTTTCCGGCTTCCACCTTGGCTTGTTCGGCCATGCGGTGCTGAAGTTCCTTATCATACAGAATGGAACGTAACTGGCGCATTGCATTCTCGCGATTCTTGGGTTGGTCGCGGGTTTCCGTATTTTCAATCAGGATTTCCTCTTCCTCGCCCGTATACGGGTCTTTGAACTGATAACGCAGACGAACTCCGGATTCCACTTTGTTCACATTCTGCCCACCGGCACCACTGGAACGGAAAGTATCCCAGGAGATATTGGCGACATTGATGTTTACCTCAATGGTATCATCAACCAGCGGAGTTACAAAAACAGAAGCAAAAGAAGTCATACGCTTGCCCTGCGCATTGTAAGGAGATACACGCACCAGACGATGCACACCATTCTCCCCTTTCAGATAGCCATAGGCATAATCACCTGAAATCTCGATAGTACAGGTTTTGATACCGGCCTCATCCCCTTCCTGCAAGTTAGAAATGACAGCCTTGTAGCCATTGGTTTCGGCATAGCGCAAATACATACGCATCAGCATGCTTGCCCAGTCCTGACTTTCCGTGCCACCTGCACCGGAGTTGATTTTCAACACACAGTCCATCTGGTCGGCTTCATCACGAAGCATATTTTTCAGTTCAAGTTCATCAATGGCAACGGAGGCTTTGGCATAAGCTTCATCTATCTCTTCCTCGGTTACAAGTTCATCCTTGTAGAAGTCAAAGGCTAGTTGCAATTCATCCGATAATGTCTTTATTTCATTATAACCGGCTATCCACTGTTGCAAACCTTTCACCTTCTTCATCTGTGCCTCAGCCGCCTTCTGGTCATCCCAAAAACCCGGAGCCTGCGTGCGCAACTGTTCTTCTTCCACCTGGATTTTCTTTCCTTCGATGTCCAGATAGCGGTAGAGTGCCTCGGTGCGCTCTTTAATGCTTTTCAGTTGTTCTATGGTAATCATAAGTTCTATTTACGATTTAACGATTTACTATTTACGATTGAAATTAGTATCTAATTATGAAAATATTTACTTTTTGAGTGCAAAGGTATGAAAAAAACGCATATTTTTGCAGTTATCAATCTAATAAGTCAGCTTATGAACAAACTATTCCGACAAATTGGTTTAACGTTTATCCTACTGGTAGCGATAAGCTTAGGTAGTTGTACGTCGAAGTACAGCTACGAAACAGTACCCAACGATCCGCTGAAAGCGCGCATCTACACTCTGGACAACGGTTTGAAAGTCTACATGACTGTAAACAAGGAAACTCCGCGCATACAAACGTACATTGCAGTACGTGTAGGTGGTAAAAACGACCCCGCAGAAACTACCGGATTGGCTCACTATTTCGAGCACCTGATGTTTAAAGGCACCACGAACTTCGGTACTCAGAACTATGAAATAGAAAAGCCTTTGCTTGACCAGATCGAAGAACAATTCGAAGTTTATCGCAAGACTACGGACAGCCTTGAACGTAAAGCTATTTATGCAAAAATCGACAGCATCTCCTACGAAGCATCCAAATATGCCATCCCCAACGAATATGACAAACTGATGGCCGCCATCGGTGCCAACGGTACAAATGCCTACACCAGTTTTGACGTTACTTGCTACACGGAAGATATCCCCAGCAATCAGATTGATAACTGGGCAAAAATTCAAGCAGAACGTTTTGAGAATTGCGTGATCCGCGGTTTCCACACTGAATTGGAAACGGTTTACGAAGAAAAGAACATGTCGCTGACCCGCGACCCGCGCAAAGTTTACGAAGCAGTGCTTTCTTCTCTTTTCCCACACCATCCGTATGGAACACAAACCGTACTTGGAACTCAGGAAGACCTGAAGAATCCTTCCATCACCAACATCAAAGAATATTATAAGAAATGGTATGTGCCCAACAACATGGCTATCTGCCTTTCCGGTGATTTCGATCCCGACCAGATGATTGCAACCATTGATAAATATTTTGGTGGTTTGAAACCGAATACTGATCTGCCGAAACTGGACCTGCCGAAAGAGACCCCGATTACAACACCTGTTGTACGTGAAGTTATCGGCCCGGATGCCGAAAGCGTTGCTCTTGCATGGCGCTTCCCCGGAGCAGCCGACAAAGATGTGGAAACTTTACAAGTAGTTTCCCAGATACTCTATAACGGACAAGCCGGTCTGTTCGACCTTGACCTGACACAACAGCAGAAGACGTTAAGCTCTTATTGCTATCCTATGACCATGAGCGATTACAGTGCACTGTTGATGCAGGGACGCCCCAAACAAGGACAGACTCTGGACGAAGTGAAAGACCTCATGCTGGGTGAACTGAAGAAACTCCGCGACGGCGACTTCGACGAAAAGATGCTGGAAGCCAACATCAACAACTTCAAACTGTATCAGATGCAGCAGTTGGAAAACAATGACGCACGTGCCGACATGTTCGTTGAGTCATTCGTAAACGGCAGCGACTGGGCAGACGAAGTAACCTCCCTCGACCGTATGTCAAAGCTGACCAAGA encodes the following:
- a CDS encoding MgtC/SapB family protein is translated as MEKLYEYLPRELVTFVLVTLFSLLIGLSQRKISLKREGETTLFGTDRTFTFIGILGYLLYILDPVDYRLFMGGGAILGLLLGLNYYVKQSQFHVFGVTTIIIALITYCIAPIVATQPSWFYVMVVVTVLLFTELKHTFTELAQRMKNDEMITLAKFLAISGIILPMLPNENLIPDINLTPYTVWLATVVVSGISYLSYLLRRYVFHESGILVSGIIGGLYSSTATISVLARKSRKAPAQEAPEYAAAMLLAVSMMFLRFLILIGIFSKAILAEIYPYLLIMSFVTAGVAWYLHRKRKPIPVTGEEAEEEDSSNPLEFKVALIFAVLFVIFTIVTHYTLIYTGTGGLNVLSFIAGLSDITPFILNLLQGSGVAVVVVTACCMQAIVSNIAVNMCYALFFAGGKSPLRQWVLRGFGGVIAVNVCMLLFFYLL
- a CDS encoding CYTH domain-containing protein — translated: MSQEIERKFLVTGEYKSRAYEQSRIVQGYISSARGRTVRVRIRNGKGYLTIKGASDASGLSRYEWEKEIPLNEAEELMKLCEPGVIDKTRYLVRSGRHTFEVDEFYGENEGLVVAEVELASEDEAFEKPDFIGQEVTGDVRYYNSQLMKHPYTAW
- a CDS encoding RHS repeat domain-containing protein; its protein translation is MYAPGSEPELFLGRGYTGHEHLAVFGLINMNARLYDPALGRFLSPDPYVQNPDFSQNFNHYSYCLNNPLIYVDQNGEWFLIDDLIAAAIGGIFNVIVNAV
- the prfB gene encoding peptide chain release factor 2, translated to MITIEQLKSIKERTEALYRYLDIEGKKIQVEEEQLRTQAPGFWDDQKAAEAQMKKVKGLQQWIAGYNEIKTLSDELQLAFDFYKDELVTEEEIDEAYAKASVAIDELELKNMLRDEADQMDCVLKINSGAGGTESQDWASMLMRMYLRYAETNGYKAVISNLQEGDEAGIKTCTIEISGDYAYGYLKGENGVHRLVRVSPYNAQGKRMTSFASVFVTPLVDDTIEVNINVANISWDTFRSSGAGGQNVNKVESGVRLRYQFKDPYTGEEEEILIENTETRDQPKNRENAMRQLRSILYDKELQHRMAEQAKVEAGKKKIEWGSQIRSYVFDDRRVKDHRTNFQTSDVNGVMDGKIDGFIKAYLMEFAGQEE